Proteins from a genomic interval of Osmia bicornis bicornis chromosome 13, iOsmBic2.1, whole genome shotgun sequence:
- the LOC114879109 gene encoding acetyl-CoA acetyltransferase, mitochondrial, producing the protein MLSLKHLSKIHSISLRSYSSEVKLNDVVIVSAARTPMGSFRGGLSSLSAPKLGALAIQAAVERAKVSKEQVTEVYMGNVCQAYLGQAPARQATLFAGLPKSTICTTVNKVCASGMKSIMLASQSLQCGHQEIVLAGGMESMSNVPFYLQRGETKYGGMKLEDGIVFDGLTDVYNKCHMGNCAENTAKKYNISRDQQDEYAINSYKRSTASYENKIFQDELVPVNVPQKKGKPDLILNEDEEYKKVDFAKFSKLNTVFQKENGTVTAGNSSTLNDGAAALVLTTANVAQKMNLKPLARIVAFQDAATDPIDFPTAPYFAIPKLLEAAEINKNDVALWEINEAFSVVVVANQKLLDLDPNKVNVHGGAVSLGHPIGMSGARIVVHLVHALKAGQKGVASICNGGGGASSILIEKL; encoded by the exons atgttaTCTCTAAAACATCTTAGCAAA atccATTCAATCAGTTTACGATCATATAGCTCTGaggtaaaattaaatgatGTTGTTATAGTTAGTGCAGCTAGAACACCCATGGGATCATTCCGTGGAGGTTTATCAAGTTTATCTGCGCCAAAACTTGGAGCTTTGGCTATACAA GCTGCAGTTGAGCGTGCAAAAGTTTCCAAAGAGCAAGTTACAGAAGTGTATATGGGAAATGTTTGTCAAGCTTACTTGGGACAAGCACCAGCAAGACAAGCTACATTATTTGCag GCCTGCCTAAATCAACTATATGTACAACAGTTAATAAAGTATGTGCAAGTGGAATGAAAAGCATTATGCTTGCTTCTCAATCATTGCAATGTGGACATCAAGAGATAGTACTTGCTGGTGGAATGGAATCCATGTCTAATGTACCATTTTATCTTCAGAGGGGAGAAACTAAGTATGGTGGAATGAAACTTGAG GATGGTATTGTATTTGATGGTTTAACTGATGTTTATAACAAATGCCATATGGGTAATTGTGCAGAAAATACTGCAAAAAAGTATAATATTTCCCGAGATCAACAAGATGAATATGCTATCAATAGCTATAAACGTAGTACTGCATCATATGagaataaaatattccaaGATGAACTTGTTCCTGTTAATGTGCCTCAGAAAAAGGGCAAACCTGATCTAATACTTAATGAGGATGAGGAATATAAAAAAGTAGACTTTGCTAAGTTTAGTAAATTGAATACAGTTTTCCAG AAAGAAAATGGCACAGTGACTGCTGGCAATTCATCAACCTTAAACGATGGGGCTGCTGCATTAGTTTTAACTACCGCAAATGTTGCTCAGAAAATGAATCTGAAACCCTTAGCACGAATTGTTGCATTTCAAGATGCTGCGACCGATCCTATTGATTTTCCGACTGCACCATATTTTGCTATTCCTAAA TTACTCGAAGCTGCTGAAATTAATAAGAATGATGTAGCCCTATGGGAAATTAACGAAGCTTTCAGTGTAGTTGTAGTTGCAAATCAAAAACTTCTGGATCTTGATCCTAATAAAGTAAACGTTCACGGTGGTGCTGTATCTCTTGGCCATCCTATTGG TATGTCGGGAGCCCGCATCGTGGTACATTTAGTACATGCTCTAAAGGCTGGCCAGAAAGGTGTTGCATCTATTTGCAATGGAGGCGGTGGAGCttcttcaattttaattgaaaagttGTAA